In Erwinia sp. SLM-02, the genomic window TGGCCAGCGCCTTCAGGTGTTCTTCAGCAGCATTTGGGGAACGGAAGCCGAGCTGCGAGGCGATTTCTGCCCGCGTCGGCGGCATACCGGTCTGGTTAATGTGGTCGCGAATCAGGTCGTAAACCTGCTGCTGCCGTGCCGTTAGTGCTTTCATCCCGCCCCCTGGTTGTTTATACAGTCGACTGTGAGTATATACAGGTATTTGCGTGTTGAAAACCCAAAGCTGGCTAAAAAACAGCAGTTTGTTGAATTTTGGAAAACCTATCGCAAATGTGAAATCAGCAGCATTACCCACACGAAAATTGCCAATAAGATACTGAGCAAGACGGCAGCAGAGCCCATGTCTTTGGCCCGACCGGCCAGCGGATGAATCTCCGTGCCGATACGGTCAACGACGGCCTCAATGGCGCTGTTGAGGATTTCGACGATAATCACCATCACCACCGAGCCGATCAGCAGCACGCGGGTAACGGCGTCGACGTCCAGCCAGCAGGCAATAAGAATGGCGATAATAGCGGCGACCGCTTCCTGGCGAAATGCCGCTTCATGTTGCCAGGCAGCACGTATACCTTTCCAGGAATAGCCTGCTGCTTTTACAATTCGAGTCAGTCCGGTGGCGTTATTTGCCATGTTCAGGGAACCCTTTGGAAAGTTAAACGTCAATGAGAGGGTGTAGCACATTTTGCAACACCACAGATTCTGTTAGCGCTTTCTGGTATGCTTGCGGCGCTTTGCTAACAAGAGGCTTCATGTTGTCTATGTCAGGTTGGCGTAATTTATATTATAAACTGTTGAATCTGCCAGTGAAATTCCTGGTAAAAAGTAAGGCAATCCCGGCTGAACCGGTTGCCGAACTCGGGCTTGATACCTCACGCCCTATTATGTATGTGCTGCCTTATGATTCAAAGGCCGATCTCCTTGCTCTGCGCGAACAGTGCCGCAAACAGGATCTCCCCGATCCCCTGCACCCACTGGAGATCGACGGCACCGTGCTGCCCCGTTATGTGTTTATCCATGACGGCCCGCGCGTATTCCCCTATTTCGTCCCGAATGTTGAGTCGGTCAAGCTGTTCCATGACTATCTGGATCTGCACCGTAACCATCCCGATCTGGACGTGCAGATGGTGCCGGTCTCGGTGATGTTTGGCCGTGCCCCGGGGCGCGAAGTGCAGGGCGTTGAGCAGCCGCATCTGCGCGTGCTGAACGGCATCCAGAAGTTCTTCGCGGTGATCTGGCTGGGCCGCGACAGCTTTGTGCGCTTCTCGCCTATCGTTTCTCTGCGCCGCATGGCAACCGAACACGGTACCGATAAAACCATCGCCCAGAAGCTGGCGCGCGTGGCGCGTATGCACTTCGCCCGCCAGCGTCTGGCCGCCGTCGGCCCGCGCCTGCCGGTGCGTCAGGATCTGTTCAATAAGCTCCTGCAGTCCAAAGCCATCGCCAAAGCGGTGGAAGATGAAGCGCGCAGCAAGAAAATCTCCCATGAGAAGGCCCAGCAGAATGCCGTTGAGCTGATGGAAGAGATTGCGGCTAACTTCTCTTACGAGGCTATTCGCCTGACCGATCGCGTGATGGGCTGGACCTGGAGCAAGCTGTATCAGGGCCTGAACGTCAGCGGCGGCGAACGCGTGCGCCAGCTGGCGCAGGACGGGCACGAGATTGTCTATGTTCCCTGCCACCGCAGCCATATGGACTATCTGCTGCTCTCCTACGTGCTTTATCACCAGGGGCTGGTACCGCCGCATATTGCCGCCGGGATCAACCTGAACTTCTGGCCTGCCGGCCCGATCTTCCGCCGTCTGGGTGCCTTCTTTATTCGCCGTACCTTTAAGGGCAACAAGCTCTACTCCACGGTGTTCCGCGAATACCTGGGCGAGCTGTTTACCCGCGGCTATTCGGTTGAATACTTCGTGGAAGGGGGCCGTTCGCGCACCGGACGCCTGCTCGATCCGAAAACCGGCACGCTGTCGATGACCATTCAGGCCATGCTGCGCGGCGGCAACCGTCCAATCACGCTGGTGCCTATCTACATCGGCTACGAGCACGTGATGGAAGTGGCCACCTATGCGAAAGAGCTGCGTGGTGCGACCAAAGAGAAAGAAGGCTTTATGTCGATGGTTCGCGGCCTGCGCAAGCTGCGCAACCTCGGCCAGGGCTATGTTAACTTTGGCGAGCCTCTGCCGCTGGTCGCCTATCTGAATCAGCGCGTGCCGGAATGGCGTGATTCTATCGACCCGATCGAGGCCCAGCGCCCGGCGTGGCTGACCCCGGCGGTGAACGATATCGCCCAGAAGGTCATGGTGCGTATCAACAATGCCGGTGCCGCGAACGCCATCAACCTGTGCGTCACGGCGCTGCTGGCATCGCGCCAGCGTTCGATGACCCGCGAACAGCTGACCGAACAGCTGGACTGTTATATGCAGCTGCT contains:
- the plsB gene encoding glycerol-3-phosphate 1-O-acyltransferase PlsB, coding for MSGWRNLYYKLLNLPVKFLVKSKAIPAEPVAELGLDTSRPIMYVLPYDSKADLLALREQCRKQDLPDPLHPLEIDGTVLPRYVFIHDGPRVFPYFVPNVESVKLFHDYLDLHRNHPDLDVQMVPVSVMFGRAPGREVQGVEQPHLRVLNGIQKFFAVIWLGRDSFVRFSPIVSLRRMATEHGTDKTIAQKLARVARMHFARQRLAAVGPRLPVRQDLFNKLLQSKAIAKAVEDEARSKKISHEKAQQNAVELMEEIAANFSYEAIRLTDRVMGWTWSKLYQGLNVSGGERVRQLAQDGHEIVYVPCHRSHMDYLLLSYVLYHQGLVPPHIAAGINLNFWPAGPIFRRLGAFFIRRTFKGNKLYSTVFREYLGELFTRGYSVEYFVEGGRSRTGRLLDPKTGTLSMTIQAMLRGGNRPITLVPIYIGYEHVMEVATYAKELRGATKEKEGFMSMVRGLRKLRNLGQGYVNFGEPLPLVAYLNQRVPEWRDSIDPIEAQRPAWLTPAVNDIAQKVMVRINNAGAANAINLCVTALLASRQRSMTREQLTEQLDCYMQLLRNVPYSSDSTVPDVSAEALLEHALSMNKFELEQDSIGEIVILPREQAVLMTYYRNNIHHMLVMPSLIAAILMQHREVSREELLRQVSVVYPMLKSELFLRWETSELPAVLDALVAEMARQGLLLAEENSLRLTPGRFRTLQLLAAGVRETLQRYAITFSILSANPAINRGTLEKESRTMAQRLSVLHGINAPEFFDKAVFTSLVLTLRDEGYISDSGDAQVEQTQKVYQLLAELVTQDVRMTIESAVAHD
- a CDS encoding diacylglycerol kinase, producing MANNATGLTRIVKAAGYSWKGIRAAWQHEAAFRQEAVAAIIAILIACWLDVDAVTRVLLIGSVVMVIIVEILNSAIEAVVDRIGTEIHPLAGRAKDMGSAAVLLSILLAIFVWVMLLISHLR